A DNA window from Equus przewalskii isolate Varuska chromosome 12, EquPr2, whole genome shotgun sequence contains the following coding sequences:
- the LITAFD gene encoding lITAF domain-containing protein isoform X2, with amino-acid sequence MTTMQSAMPIQFSCPYCGNYIITVTRPVPGVLTWLLCTGLCLFGCFLGCCFFPFCVDSLMDVMHTCPVCQHQLFRYQRL; translated from the exons ATGACCACGATGCAGTCGGCCATGCCCATCCAGTTCTCGTGTCCCTACTGCGGGAACTACATCATCACGGTGACCCGCCCGGTCCCGGGGGTCCTCACCTGGCTGCTGTGCACGGGGCTCTGCTTGTTTGG GTGTTTCCTGGGCTGCTGCTTCTTCCCCTTCTGCGTGGACAGCTTGATGGACGTGATGCACACCTGCCCTGTGTGCCAGCACCAGCTGTTCCGCTACCAGCGCCTGTGA
- the LITAFD gene encoding lITAF domain-containing protein isoform X1 — protein MEPSPGIEKKSRIKTHDSLTSEPPPPPPPPPPPCPRPPETQASVPEYPQGPHVVHTAPPALFTNMTTMQSAMPIQFSCPYCGNYIITVTRPVPGVLTWLLCTGLCLFGCFLGCCFFPFCVDSLMDVMHTCPVCQHQLFRYQRL, from the exons ATGGAACCATCCCCAGG CATCGAAAAGAAGTCTCGGATCAAGACTCATGACTCCCTCACATCAG agcctcctcctcctcctcctcctcctcctcctccttgccctcGGCCTCCAGAAACTCAGGCTTCTGTCCCAGAGTACCCCCAAGGACCCCACGTGGTTCACACCG CACCCCCAGCCCTGTTCACCAACATGACCACGATGCAGTCGGCCATGCCCATCCAGTTCTCGTGTCCCTACTGCGGGAACTACATCATCACGGTGACCCGCCCGGTCCCGGGGGTCCTCACCTGGCTGCTGTGCACGGGGCTCTGCTTGTTTGG GTGTTTCCTGGGCTGCTGCTTCTTCCCCTTCTGCGTGGACAGCTTGATGGACGTGATGCACACCTGCCCTGTGTGCCAGCACCAGCTGTTCCGCTACCAGCGCCTGTGA
- the LOC139074973 gene encoding synapsin-1-like — protein MLLVHSTERRRRTSCPALSRCKRVEGKRGRGEAPGETQSPYCTRPPRLSTEAETLRPLPAPARRSPAPSGAQATGQATAARASPRGLETQPASRRTLHEGIEGGQRRQRRPRSHRGGARGLGAGAPHPSPPGAPGKLPTWRSAPLRQLLRSDCRGRETGEGAWSSGGSAEATPLPRPQGLPANGAAAGARGGGGGAAGAGRAEAVPVALCVRAAGGSARRAPGDAGLGCTAARKTPRKSGGTRGPPPQNPDGPAAPPFERKEREKGMKRGPRETNKHRTEGRKRGEGERPLRTQQGESHLQARKRVFHRNRSGRHLWSWTSQLPKRGEINFCRVSHPVNARLSFSTN, from the exons atgctgctggtccacagcaCAGAGCGGCGGCGGCGGACGAGCTGCCCCGCCCTCAGCCGGTGTAAGAGGGTGGAAGGGAAGCGGGGCAGAGGCGAGGCTCCAGGCGAAACACAGTCACCCTACTGCACGCGGCCGCCTCGCCTGTCAACTGAGGCAGAGACACTGCGCCCCCTCCCGGCACCAGCCCGGCGGAGCCCAGCCCCCAGCGGAGCCCAGGCCACGGGGCAG GCCACCGCGGCCCGCGCATCTCCTAGGGGCCTAGAGACCCAGCCCGCGAGCCGGAGGACCCTGCACGAGGGGATCGAAGGGGGACAGCGGCGGCAGAGGAGGCCGAGGTCCCATCGCGGCGGCGCCCGGGGCCTCGGGGCGGGCgcgccccaccccagccctcccgGGGCCCCGGGGAAGCTCCCTACCTGGCGCTCCGCTCCGCTCCGCCAGCTGCTCCGCTCCGACTGCCGGGGCCGAGAAACTGGGGAGGGGGCGTGGTCCTCCGGCGGGTCCGCCGAGGCCAcgccccttccccgcccccagGGGCTCCCAGCCAATGGGGCCGCGGCCGGAGcccggggcggcgggggcggggcggcgggggcggggcgggcggagGCGGTCCCGGTGGCGCTTTGTGTCCGCGCGGCTGGCGGGAGCGCGCGGCGCGCGCCCGGGGATGCCGGCCTGGGCTGCACCGCGGCTCGCAAAACTCCCCGGAAAAGTGGGGGGACTCGGGGACCTCCGCCCCAGAATCCGGATGGGCCCGCGGCCCCTCCGTTTGAacggaaagaaagagagaaaggaatgaagagaggcccaagggaaacaaacaagcaCAGAACcgaggggaggaaaagaggggagggggag AGACCattgaggacacagcaaggagagagccatctacaagccaggaagagagtcttcCACCGGAACCGAAGTGGCCGGCACctttggtcttggacttctcagcttccaaaacgaggagaaataaatttctgtcgtgtaagccacccagtcaatg CCCGCCTCAGCTTCTCCACTAATTGA